In Streptomyces sp. NBC_00569, a single genomic region encodes these proteins:
- a CDS encoding 4-hydroxyphenylacetate 3-hydroxylase family protein produces MIRTGDQYRESIRDGRDVWMNGEKVTDVTTHPAFKPLVDIRARIYDMAHDPATRDSMTYEDASTGEVNAIQQKPPRTREDWDAKRAATDAVLSDVGGVVTRVGDETIGEVWSLIDGQDVLNAINPAYAENVKRHIDHALYADPFHVSANTDPKGDRSKRPQDQDPDMLLHVVRETDSGIVVRGAKYETAAAYSNQAFTKPTIANWGDSELSDYALGFIADMGSPGLKYICRTGFAGTKPPADYPVSSRFDEVDTLVVFDDVEIPWENVLFYRDTKAATFIRATLHRYSAFAFTQRNLRLADLMIGAALWNVKQTGLEKQQAVQEKLATLACYREGINAHLTASIAMAEPSPGGLLMPNQSLLYTGRVLACSQLHEMMHIARELCGGQICITPDKASFDHPDTKPWLDKFYSINEHWVAEDRRKLLAYARDLLNSDYAGHRLTFQLFAQSPPFAHLGAVYRNFDWEGPLDLVKDAARLSDNVLGTLGRKAK; encoded by the coding sequence ATGATCCGCACCGGAGACCAGTACCGCGAGTCGATCCGCGACGGCCGCGACGTATGGATGAACGGCGAGAAGGTCACCGACGTGACCACGCACCCCGCGTTCAAGCCGCTGGTCGACATACGCGCCCGCATCTACGACATGGCGCACGACCCGGCGACCCGGGACTCCATGACATACGAGGACGCGTCGACCGGTGAGGTCAACGCGATCCAGCAGAAGCCGCCGCGCACCCGCGAGGACTGGGACGCGAAGCGGGCAGCGACGGACGCCGTGCTGAGCGATGTCGGCGGGGTCGTCACGCGCGTCGGGGACGAGACGATCGGCGAGGTCTGGTCGCTCATCGACGGCCAGGACGTCCTCAACGCGATCAACCCGGCGTACGCGGAGAACGTCAAGCGGCACATCGACCACGCGCTGTACGCCGACCCCTTCCACGTCTCGGCGAACACCGACCCGAAGGGCGACCGCTCCAAGCGCCCCCAGGACCAGGACCCGGACATGCTCCTGCACGTCGTGCGGGAGACGGACAGTGGCATCGTCGTGCGCGGCGCCAAGTACGAGACGGCCGCCGCCTACTCGAACCAGGCGTTCACGAAGCCGACGATCGCGAACTGGGGCGACTCCGAACTCTCCGACTACGCCCTCGGTTTCATCGCCGACATGGGCTCGCCGGGACTGAAGTACATCTGCCGTACGGGCTTCGCCGGCACCAAGCCGCCCGCCGACTACCCGGTCTCCAGCCGCTTCGACGAGGTCGACACCCTGGTCGTCTTCGACGATGTCGAGATCCCCTGGGAGAACGTCCTCTTCTACCGGGACACCAAGGCCGCGACCTTCATCCGCGCCACGCTCCACCGCTACAGCGCGTTCGCGTTCACGCAGCGCAACCTGCGGCTCGCGGACCTGATGATCGGCGCCGCGCTGTGGAACGTGAAGCAGACGGGCCTGGAGAAGCAGCAGGCCGTACAGGAGAAGCTGGCGACGCTGGCCTGCTACCGGGAGGGCATCAACGCGCACCTGACCGCGTCGATCGCGATGGCCGAGCCCAGCCCCGGCGGGCTCCTCATGCCGAACCAGTCGCTGCTGTACACCGGCCGCGTCCTGGCCTGCTCGCAGCTGCACGAGATGATGCACATCGCGCGCGAGCTGTGCGGCGGGCAGATCTGCATCACGCCCGACAAGGCGTCCTTCGACCACCCGGACACCAAGCCGTGGCTCGACAAGTTCTACTCGATCAACGAGCACTGGGTCGCCGAGGACCGCCGCAAGCTCCTCGCGTACGCCCGTGACCTGCTCAACTCGGACTACGCGGGCCACCGGCTGACCTTCCAGCTCTTCGCGCAGTCCCCGCCGTTCGCGCACCTCGGCGCGGTGTACCGCAACTTCGACTGGGAGGGCCCGCTCGACCTGGTGAAGGACGCGGCCCGCCTCAGCGACAACGTCCTCGGCACCCTCGGGAGGAAGGCCAAGTGA
- a CDS encoding flavin reductase family protein: MTIAPDQLLTSRQDFVAAMGNAATGVTVVSTEGPAGRFAQTVSAMCSVSADPPSLLVCVNERSPLAAAAVRNGVVAVSVLATGQAHVSDVFAGRPAQGSGPYDFDCAEWDVLATGAPVLRGAAAVFDCRLADSVTRGTHQVLFGAVVASAASGAHPLVHHARTYATPSPLNSLKEHGA; this comes from the coding sequence ATGACCATTGCTCCGGACCAACTCCTCACATCCCGCCAGGACTTCGTGGCCGCGATGGGGAACGCCGCGACGGGCGTGACCGTTGTCTCCACAGAAGGACCGGCCGGTCGCTTCGCCCAGACCGTGTCCGCCATGTGCTCCGTCTCCGCCGACCCGCCCTCGCTGCTGGTCTGTGTGAACGAGCGGAGCCCCCTCGCCGCGGCCGCCGTGCGCAACGGCGTCGTCGCCGTGAGCGTCCTCGCCACCGGCCAGGCCCACGTCTCGGACGTGTTCGCGGGCCGCCCCGCCCAGGGCAGCGGCCCGTACGACTTCGACTGCGCCGAGTGGGACGTGCTCGCCACCGGCGCCCCCGTCCTGCGCGGCGCGGCCGCCGTCTTCGACTGCCGGCTCGCCGACTCCGTCACGCGGGGCACCCACCAGGTCCTGTTCGGCGCCGTCGTCGCCTCCGCGGCGTCCGGCGCCCACCCGCTCGTCCACCACGCCCGTACGTACGCCACCCCGAGCCCCCTCAACTCCCTCAAGGAGCACGGCGCATGA
- a CDS encoding aldehyde dehydrogenase encodes MTTYADWQRRAAELTPRTRAFINGTWTEARSQATFPTVDPATGKVTAHVARGEAPEIDAAVRAARTSFEDGRWSRADPAARKRVLLGLAELITANAQELALLDTLDMGKPIAESYGTDVPGAAGVFAWYAEAADKLYDEIAPTPPGNLATVRRTPLGVVGAVVPWNFPLDLASWKLAPALAAGNSVVLKPAEQSPLSALRLAELAAEAGLPDGVLNVVPGMGDTAGRALGLHKDVDTLVFTGSTKVARLFQSYAAESNMKQVWPEAGGKSPNVVFADADLDAAAERAAWGFAYNAGQVCSANTRLLVESSIAEEFTARVAEHAARFVPGDPLDPDTNLGPLVDEAQAIRVLGAIEASDGKVITGGTRDGAYLTPTIVTGLRPDAPLASEELFGPVLTVHPFTTEAEAVRTANDSPYGLAASLWTRDLARAHRVADALHAGTVSVNTVDALSPLTPFGGFKQSGHGRDLSLHSLDKYTGLKTTWITYA; translated from the coding sequence ATGACCACCTACGCAGACTGGCAGCGCCGAGCAGCCGAACTGACGCCACGCACCAGGGCGTTCATCAACGGCACATGGACCGAGGCGCGGTCCCAGGCCACCTTCCCCACCGTCGACCCGGCCACGGGCAAGGTCACGGCACACGTCGCCCGGGGCGAAGCGCCCGAGATCGACGCGGCGGTCCGCGCGGCCCGCACGTCCTTCGAGGACGGCCGCTGGTCCCGCGCCGACCCCGCGGCCCGCAAGCGCGTCCTGCTCGGGCTCGCCGAGCTGATCACCGCGAACGCGCAGGAGCTGGCCCTCCTCGACACCCTCGACATGGGCAAGCCGATCGCCGAGTCGTACGGCACGGACGTGCCCGGTGCGGCCGGCGTCTTCGCCTGGTACGCGGAGGCCGCGGACAAGCTGTACGACGAGATCGCGCCGACGCCCCCGGGCAATCTGGCGACGGTCCGCAGGACACCGCTGGGTGTGGTGGGCGCCGTGGTCCCGTGGAACTTCCCGCTGGACCTGGCGAGTTGGAAGCTGGCGCCGGCCCTCGCGGCGGGCAACAGCGTCGTCCTCAAGCCGGCGGAACAGTCTCCGCTGTCGGCCCTGCGCCTGGCCGAACTGGCGGCGGAGGCGGGTCTCCCCGACGGCGTACTGAACGTCGTCCCCGGCATGGGAGACACGGCGGGCCGGGCCCTCGGCCTGCACAAGGACGTCGACACCCTGGTCTTCACGGGCTCGACGAAGGTCGCCCGCCTCTTCCAGTCCTACGCCGCCGAGTCGAACATGAAGCAGGTCTGGCCGGAGGCGGGCGGCAAGAGCCCGAACGTGGTCTTCGCCGACGCGGACCTGGACGCGGCGGCAGAGCGCGCGGCCTGGGGATTCGCGTACAACGCCGGCCAGGTCTGCTCGGCCAACACCCGCCTCCTGGTGGAGAGTTCGATCGCCGAGGAGTTCACGGCCCGCGTCGCGGAACACGCGGCACGCTTCGTGCCGGGCGACCCCCTGGACCCCGACACGAACCTCGGCCCGCTGGTGGACGAAGCCCAGGCCATTCGCGTCCTCGGCGCGATCGAGGCATCGGACGGCAAGGTGATCACGGGCGGCACACGCGACGGCGCGTACCTCACGCCCACGATCGTCACCGGCCTGCGCCCCGACGCACCCCTGGCGAGCGAGGAACTCTTCGGCCCGGTCCTGACGGTCCACCCCTTCACCACGGAGGCAGAGGCGGTACGGACCGCCAACGACTCCCCGTACGGCCTTGCGGCCTCGCTGTGGACGAGGGACCTGGCCCGCGCCCACCGCGTGGCGGACGCCCTGCACGCCGGGACGGTCTCGGTGAACACGGTCGACGCGCTGAGCCCGCTCACGCCGTTCGGCGGCTTCAAGCAGTCGGGCCACGGCAGGGACCTGTCGCTCCACTCCCTCGACAAGTACACGGGCCTGAAGACGACGTGGATCACCTACGCGTGA
- a CDS encoding TetR/AcrR family transcriptional regulator, giving the protein MGNKPGRPKNQTARREALVDAAGRAIAERGLEGLRIKDIAAEAGMSAGSVLYYYPEMDELVLEVHRGAVERYLAARQGAVDGATGAAARLRALVGSGLPGGSGDAVHGLLFELHRRADRSSGHATLMASLFAREVALYATVLEVGSAVGEFTLTEPVTDLARNLVALEDGYGLHIVSRNAELTPDVARRLLLGYARTVTGCPEL; this is encoded by the coding sequence ATGGGGAACAAGCCTGGGAGACCGAAGAACCAGACGGCGCGCCGCGAGGCCCTCGTCGACGCGGCGGGGCGCGCCATCGCCGAGCGGGGCCTGGAGGGGCTGCGCATCAAGGACATCGCCGCCGAGGCGGGCATGTCCGCGGGGTCGGTTCTGTACTACTACCCGGAGATGGACGAGCTGGTCCTCGAAGTGCACCGGGGCGCCGTGGAGCGCTATCTGGCCGCGCGGCAGGGGGCCGTGGACGGGGCGACCGGGGCCGCCGCACGGCTGCGGGCCCTCGTGGGGAGCGGACTGCCGGGCGGCTCGGGGGACGCCGTGCACGGACTGCTCTTCGAGCTGCACCGGCGCGCCGACCGCAGCTCCGGGCACGCGACGTTGATGGCGTCGCTCTTCGCACGCGAGGTCGCCCTGTACGCGACGGTGCTCGAAGTCGGATCGGCCGTCGGGGAGTTCACGCTCACCGAGCCCGTCACCGACCTCGCGCGCAACCTCGTCGCACTGGAGGACGGCTACGGGCTGCACATCGTCAGCCGCAACGCCGAGCTGACGCCGGACGTCGCCCGGCGCCTGCTCCTCGGCTACGCGCGGACCGTCACCGGCTGCCCGGAGCTGTGA
- a CDS encoding DUF1028 domain-containing protein: protein MTFSIAARCPRTGRFGVAVTSSSPAVAARCAHVRPGVGAVCSQNVTDPRLGTRLLDLLESGVPAQAAVREVAAQPHAQWRQLSAVGASGPGAVFSGARTLGTYAEAVGPDAVAAGNILSGPGVPRAVLDAFTGADPQAPLARRLVDALAAGAAAGGEAGPVHSAGLLVVDAQQWPVTDLRVDWTEGDPIAELADLWKLWEPQQEAYVQRALAPDAAPNYGVPGDE from the coding sequence ATGACGTTCTCGATCGCCGCGCGGTGCCCGCGCACGGGTCGGTTCGGGGTGGCCGTCACCTCGTCCTCGCCGGCCGTCGCCGCGCGCTGCGCACACGTACGGCCCGGAGTGGGCGCGGTCTGCTCCCAGAACGTCACCGACCCGCGCCTGGGCACCCGCCTGCTCGACCTCCTGGAATCCGGGGTGCCCGCGCAGGCGGCCGTACGCGAGGTGGCCGCCCAACCTCACGCTCAGTGGCGGCAGTTGTCGGCCGTCGGCGCCTCCGGTCCCGGCGCGGTCTTCTCGGGCGCGCGGACCCTCGGCACGTACGCCGAGGCGGTCGGCCCCGACGCCGTGGCCGCGGGGAACATCCTGTCGGGCCCCGGGGTCCCCCGGGCGGTACTCGACGCGTTCACGGGCGCGGATCCGCAGGCTCCGCTGGCCCGGCGCCTCGTCGACGCGCTGGCCGCGGGTGCGGCGGCGGGCGGCGAGGCGGGCCCCGTCCACTCGGCCGGGCTTCTCGTCGTCGACGCACAGCAGTGGCCGGTGACGGACCTGCGCGTCGACTGGACCGAGGGCGACCCGATCGCGGAGCTCGCGGACCTGTGGAAACTGTGGGAGCCACAGCAGGAGGCGTACGTACAACGGGCGCTCGCCCCGGACGCGGCACCGAACTACGGCGTGCCGGGGGACGAGTGA
- a CDS encoding APC family permease, giving the protein MPDYKEQAAPPPGTTTPADAESSRAPADPDSTPLSTPNLHRSLRRFDITAMAVAAVISFDTVGQIATGGGEAVTWTAVIAVAFLVPYALLFAETGAAFPQEGGPYVWVKLAFGRLTAAITTLFYWVTNPIWLGGSLVFLAAQTWDGFVFRLGQGTFADYAFKTVFIWTAILTAVVSLRKGKWITTAGAAAKVLALTVFTATAVAYGLEHGFQGLTGTADHTTATFTPTTAGFLALVPVLLFAYVGFEAPNAAGEEMHNPQRDVPTALGRSAAIAAACYLLPVLAILSVVPPGKVTGIGGFMEGAQTIFTIYGGASGALLKAIALLFVFALLTQGSAWMIVSDRMQAMAAADGGFFSRKLGAFHPALGTPVRTNLLSGAIATVFMVAAMRLADGDAAAVFSVVLTVAVTTLLLSYLTVIPALAVLRLRHRDVPRPYRVPFGTKGFMICAALVYAWILTGSWAALFPGTLEALLGITYDFHDTWGVSRTAFEAFTLGTVVALLLIGTIGHAVAGKANTRARVRR; this is encoded by the coding sequence GTGCCCGACTACAAAGAACAAGCAGCACCTCCACCCGGCACGACCACCCCCGCGGACGCGGAAAGCAGCCGCGCCCCCGCGGACCCGGACAGCACTCCCCTCTCCACCCCCAACCTCCACAGAAGTCTCCGCCGCTTCGACATCACGGCGATGGCGGTGGCCGCGGTGATCTCCTTCGACACGGTGGGCCAGATCGCGACGGGCGGCGGAGAGGCGGTGACGTGGACGGCGGTCATCGCGGTCGCGTTCCTCGTCCCGTACGCGCTGCTCTTCGCGGAGACCGGCGCGGCCTTCCCCCAGGAGGGCGGCCCCTACGTCTGGGTGAAGCTGGCGTTCGGCCGGCTGACGGCGGCGATCACGACGCTCTTCTACTGGGTGACGAACCCGATCTGGCTGGGCGGCTCGCTCGTGTTCCTCGCGGCCCAGACCTGGGACGGCTTCGTGTTCCGCCTGGGCCAGGGCACGTTCGCGGACTACGCGTTCAAGACGGTGTTCATCTGGACGGCGATCCTCACGGCCGTGGTCTCGCTGCGCAAAGGCAAATGGATCACCACGGCGGGGGCGGCGGCCAAGGTCCTCGCGCTCACCGTGTTCACGGCGACGGCAGTGGCGTACGGACTGGAGCACGGCTTCCAGGGGCTGACAGGAACGGCGGACCACACCACCGCCACCTTCACCCCCACGACAGCCGGCTTCCTGGCGCTCGTCCCGGTACTCCTCTTCGCGTACGTGGGCTTCGAGGCCCCGAACGCGGCGGGCGAGGAGATGCACAACCCGCAGCGCGACGTCCCCACGGCCCTCGGACGCTCCGCGGCGATCGCGGCGGCCTGCTATCTGCTCCCCGTCCTGGCGATCCTCTCCGTGGTCCCGCCCGGCAAGGTGACCGGCATCGGCGGCTTCATGGAGGGCGCCCAGACCATCTTCACGATCTACGGAGGCGCAAGCGGCGCACTCCTGAAGGCGATCGCGCTCCTCTTCGTCTTCGCGCTCCTCACCCAGGGCAGCGCCTGGATGATCGTCAGCGACCGGATGCAGGCGATGGCGGCGGCGGACGGCGGCTTCTTCAGCCGCAAGCTGGGCGCGTTCCACCCGGCGCTGGGCACACCGGTACGCACGAACCTGCTGTCGGGGGCGATCGCGACGGTGTTCATGGTGGCGGCGATGCGGCTCGCGGACGGCGACGCGGCGGCGGTGTTCTCGGTCGTCCTGACCGTCGCGGTGACGACGCTGCTGCTCTCGTACCTGACGGTGATCCCGGCCCTGGCGGTCCTGCGCCTGCGGCACCGGGACGTGCCGCGCCCGTACCGCGTCCCCTTCGGGACGAAGGGGTTCATGATCTGCGCGGCGCTGGTCTACGCGTGGATCCTGACCGGCTCATGGGCGGCCCTGTTCCCGGGCACGCTGGAGGCGCTGCTGGGCATCACGTACGACTTCCACGACACGTGGGGGGTGTCGCGGACGGCGTTCGAGGCATTCACGCTGGGCACGGTGGTCGCCCTGCTGCTCATCGGAACCATCGGTCACGCGGTGGCCGGAAAGGCGAACACCCGCGCGCGTGTGCGCCGTTGA
- a CDS encoding LysR family transcriptional regulator, whose protein sequence is MAKDANFTLVQLRYFLAAAELGGMTAAAHRINVSQSAVSTAVHHLERELGVQLLIRRHAKGLELTAAGERFLHELRGFLTHADELAESARSLGADLVGELAVGCFQTLAPFYLPRLLREFGERQPAVRVEVVEGDIPAVQESLRTGACELALLYDMDLDADIECEVLAMAPPYALVPEGHRLAGGGRARLADLADEPMILLDLPASRDYFRSVAAKAGVEPRVSHRTRSYETVRALVAAGYGWSLLNQRPAHDRTYDGSSVVALPLADALPALPVVLAKLRGVRLTGRAQAFATACREALRS, encoded by the coding sequence ATGGCCAAGGACGCGAACTTCACCCTCGTGCAGCTGAGGTACTTCCTCGCCGCCGCCGAGCTCGGCGGCATGACCGCCGCCGCGCACCGCATCAACGTCTCGCAGTCCGCGGTCTCCACCGCCGTGCACCACCTGGAGCGCGAGCTCGGTGTGCAGCTCCTGATCCGCCGGCACGCGAAGGGGCTGGAGCTGACGGCCGCGGGGGAGCGGTTCCTGCACGAGCTGCGCGGCTTCCTCACCCACGCCGACGAACTCGCCGAATCGGCCAGGAGCCTGGGCGCCGACCTCGTGGGCGAGCTGGCGGTGGGCTGCTTCCAGACGCTCGCCCCGTTCTATCTGCCCCGCCTGCTGCGGGAGTTCGGCGAGCGCCAGCCCGCCGTGCGCGTCGAGGTCGTCGAGGGCGACATCCCGGCCGTGCAGGAGAGTCTGCGCACGGGCGCCTGCGAACTGGCGCTGCTCTACGACATGGACCTCGACGCCGACATCGAGTGCGAGGTCCTCGCGATGGCCCCGCCCTACGCCCTGGTCCCCGAGGGCCACCGGCTCGCGGGCGGCGGCCGGGCCCGCCTCGCGGACCTCGCGGACGAGCCGATGATCCTGCTCGACCTGCCCGCCAGCCGCGACTACTTCCGGTCCGTCGCCGCCAAGGCCGGCGTCGAGCCGCGTGTCAGCCACCGCACGAGGAGCTACGAGACGGTGCGCGCCCTCGTCGCCGCCGGATACGGCTGGTCGCTGCTCAATCAGCGGCCCGCGCACGACCGCACGTACGACGGTTCGAGCGTCGTCGCCCTGCCGCTCGCCGACGCGCTGCCCGCGCTCCCCGTCGTCCTGGCGAAGCTGCGCGGGGTCCGGCTGACGGGCCGCGCGCAGGCGTTCGCGACGGCGTGCCGGGAGGCGCTCAGGTCCTGA
- a CDS encoding M20 family metallopeptidase has translation MREAVAKAAPELLALSRRIHANPEVAWEEEKAARWTAYALDDLGYEVVTGTAGLPTAFTATVGSGPLHLAICAEYDALPGLGHACGHNVIAAAAVGAAAGLAPVADELGLKVTVFGTPAEEGGGGKILMLERGAFDGVHAAMMVHPGPADVAEADPYAVAHLKVRYHGKAAHAAAYPERGRNAADAFTIAQVAIGLLRQQLPSSTRVHGMVTRGGEAPNAIPELTEGRWYVRAGSLEELSALQPRVEKCFEAGALASACDLEIEPESRPYSEFRNDAAMLAAYRQAAGSLGRTFDSSGSPEARMNRASTDMGNVSRVLPAIHPYLGINSLPAVNHQKEFAAACVTPDADRAVLDGALGMALTAVALAGDDRERARLTAPGSR, from the coding sequence GTGCGCGAGGCGGTCGCGAAGGCGGCGCCCGAACTCCTCGCCCTGAGCCGTCGCATCCACGCGAACCCCGAGGTGGCGTGGGAGGAGGAGAAGGCGGCGCGCTGGACCGCGTACGCCCTCGACGACCTCGGCTACGAGGTCGTGACCGGCACCGCGGGTCTGCCCACCGCCTTCACCGCCACCGTCGGCAGCGGCCCGCTCCATCTCGCGATCTGCGCCGAGTACGACGCGCTGCCCGGCCTCGGCCACGCCTGCGGGCACAACGTCATCGCGGCGGCCGCCGTGGGCGCCGCGGCCGGACTGGCGCCTGTGGCGGACGAGCTGGGCCTCAAGGTCACCGTCTTCGGCACTCCGGCCGAAGAGGGCGGCGGCGGCAAGATCCTCATGCTGGAGCGCGGCGCCTTCGACGGGGTGCACGCGGCGATGATGGTGCACCCCGGTCCCGCGGACGTCGCCGAGGCCGACCCGTACGCGGTCGCGCACCTCAAGGTCCGCTACCACGGCAAGGCGGCGCACGCGGCTGCCTATCCGGAGCGGGGCCGCAACGCGGCGGACGCCTTCACGATCGCCCAGGTCGCCATCGGACTCCTGCGCCAGCAGCTCCCGTCCTCCACGCGCGTGCACGGCATGGTGACGCGCGGCGGGGAGGCCCCGAACGCGATCCCGGAGCTGACGGAGGGCCGCTGGTACGTGCGCGCGGGCAGTCTCGAGGAGCTGTCCGCGCTCCAGCCCCGCGTCGAGAAATGCTTCGAGGCCGGCGCCCTGGCCTCGGCCTGCGATCTCGAAATAGAGCCGGAGTCCCGCCCGTACTCGGAGTTCCGCAACGATGCCGCGATGCTGGCCGCCTACCGGCAGGCGGCCGGATCCCTCGGCCGTACCTTCGACAGCTCCGGATCCCCGGAGGCCCGGATGAACCGGGCCTCCACGGACATGGGAAACGTCTCCCGCGTCCTGCCCGCCATCCACCCCTACCTGGGCATCAACTCGCTGCCCGCGGTCAACCACCAGAAGGAGTTCGCGGCGGCGTGCGTCACCCCGGACGCGGACCGGGCGGTCCTCGACGGCGCGCTGGGCATGGCGCTCACCGCGGTGGCCCTCGCGGGCGACGACCGGGAGCGGGCCCGGCTCACAGCTCCGGGCAGCCGGTGA
- a CDS encoding aminotransferase family protein, producing MTLTPAQQLAATDRAHIIHPYLPGTAEERVVMAEGKGCRLTDAEGRSYLDATGGLWLAQVGHGRKEIADVAHAQMQQLEYFTSFWEFSNDKAIHLAERLATLAPDNLNHVYFTSGGSEGNEAAIKMARYYHHRRGEGSRTWILARDKAYHGIGYGGGSATGFPVYHEGFAPMMPHVSHLTPPWPYRTELYGDADPTDFLIAELEGRIAEIGASNIAAMIGEPIMGVGGMLVPPADYWPRVREVLDRHGILLIFDEVVTAYGRVGEWFAAQHFDVKPDIITTAKGITSGYTPLGALLVSDQVTEALLQDHGFPMGYTYNGHPVAAAVALANLDIIERENLLSRAVTMGEYLHHQLTDALGDLPIVGEIRSVGMMLAVELVADRETRAPLPMNPACMPHDVIRRETGVIVRDSAHSLVLSPPLIMTEQEAKEAATAMRSVLERTTPAGDITK from the coding sequence ATGACCCTCACCCCCGCACAGCAGCTCGCCGCCACGGACCGGGCGCACATCATCCACCCCTACCTCCCCGGCACCGCCGAGGAGCGCGTGGTGATGGCGGAGGGCAAGGGCTGCCGCCTCACCGACGCGGAGGGCCGCAGCTACCTCGACGCGACCGGCGGGCTCTGGCTCGCCCAGGTCGGCCACGGCCGCAAGGAGATCGCGGACGTCGCGCACGCGCAGATGCAGCAGCTCGAATACTTCACGAGCTTCTGGGAGTTCTCGAACGACAAGGCGATCCACCTGGCCGAACGCCTCGCCACGCTGGCTCCCGACAACCTCAACCACGTCTACTTCACGTCGGGCGGCTCGGAGGGCAACGAGGCGGCCATCAAGATGGCCCGCTACTACCACCACCGCCGGGGCGAGGGCTCCCGCACCTGGATCCTGGCCCGCGACAAGGCGTACCACGGCATCGGCTACGGCGGCGGCTCGGCCACCGGCTTCCCGGTCTACCACGAGGGCTTCGCCCCGATGATGCCGCACGTCAGCCACCTGACGCCCCCGTGGCCGTACCGCACGGAGCTCTACGGTGACGCCGACCCCACCGACTTCCTGATCGCCGAACTGGAGGGCCGCATCGCGGAGATCGGCGCCTCCAACATCGCGGCGATGATCGGCGAGCCCATCATGGGCGTGGGCGGCATGCTGGTCCCGCCGGCGGACTACTGGCCGCGCGTACGCGAGGTCCTCGACCGGCACGGCATCCTCCTCATCTTCGACGAGGTGGTGACGGCGTACGGCCGCGTGGGCGAATGGTTCGCGGCCCAGCACTTCGACGTGAAGCCGGACATCATCACGACGGCCAAGGGCATCACGTCGGGCTACACACCGCTCGGCGCGCTCCTGGTCTCCGACCAGGTGACCGAGGCGCTGCTCCAGGACCACGGCTTCCCGATGGGCTACACGTACAACGGGCACCCGGTGGCGGCGGCCGTGGCGCTCGCGAACCTCGACATCATCGAGCGGGAGAACCTCCTGTCGCGCGCCGTCACGATGGGCGAGTACCTCCACCACCAGCTCACCGACGCGCTGGGCGACCTGCCGATCGTCGGCGAGATCCGCTCGGTCGGCATGATGCTGGCGGTGGAGCTGGTCGCGGACCGTGAGACCCGCGCCCCCCTCCCCATGAACCCGGCCTGCATGCCGCACGACGTGATCCGCAGGGAGACGGGCGTCATCGTCCGCGACTCGGCCCACAGCCTGGTCCTGTCCCCGCCGCTGATCATGACGGAGCAGGAGGCGAAGGAGGCGGCGACGGCGATGCGCTCGGTCCTCGAACGCACGACACCGGCGGGCGACATCACCAAGTAG
- a CDS encoding RidA family protein yields MTTHRRIRPFNTADTYPEQDLSNDLAQAVVADGTVYLRGQIGQDLDTRENVGVGDVGAQAEKAMANIATLLEESGSRLDDIVKITVYLTDIRFREPVYRVMGRWLKGVHYVSTGLVVSALARPEWLVEIDATAVIPKERR; encoded by the coding sequence GTGACGACCCACCGGCGCATCCGCCCCTTCAACACGGCGGACACCTATCCCGAGCAGGACCTGTCCAACGACCTCGCGCAGGCGGTCGTCGCCGACGGCACGGTGTATCTGCGCGGCCAGATCGGCCAGGATCTCGACACCCGCGAGAACGTCGGCGTAGGGGACGTCGGCGCCCAGGCCGAGAAGGCCATGGCGAACATCGCGACGCTCCTGGAGGAGTCCGGCAGCCGCCTCGACGACATCGTCAAGATCACCGTCTATCTGACGGACATCCGCTTCCGCGAGCCCGTCTACCGCGTCATGGGCCGCTGGCTGAAGGGCGTCCACTACGTCTCCACGGGCCTGGTCGTCTCGGCGCTCGCCCGTCCGGAGTGGCTCGTCGAGATCGACGCGACGGCCGTCATCCCGAAGGAGCGCCGATGA